One stretch of Diabrotica undecimpunctata isolate CICGRU chromosome 5, icDiaUnde3, whole genome shotgun sequence DNA includes these proteins:
- the LOC140441061 gene encoding uncharacterized protein — MVWSLITTDIPTVHASFRFLWLCDIMSYDTICESEKPCGCKRLFQRNNWNETRTVSISCNKHHHHEESQEEAEQRSNRENEDQRRLEAKRLLREERRLHMKTQIEALTDDVHIKLHQIIKNTDFRRKLIRYLNNGYLDKTLRDLLGFVKKGRFWLAYPNRLLKMEEAYTDVLFGTNVM, encoded by the exons ATGGTCTGGTCTTTAATTACCACAG ATATTCCTACCGTTCACGCGTCGTTTAGattcctctggttatgtgacatAATGTCTTATGATACAATATGTGAATCTGAAAAACCTTGCGGGTGTAAACGACTATTCCAAAGGAACAATTGGAACGAAACTAGAACTGTGTCCATATCATGTAACAAACATCACCATCACGAAGAATCACAAGAAGAAGCTGAGCAACGGTCAAATCGAGAGAATGAAGATCAAAGGAGATTGGAAGCAAAACGATTACTTAGAGAAGAACGACGTTTACACATGAAAACGCAAATTGAGGCATTAACAGACGACGTTCACATTAAATTAcatcaaataattaaaaatactgaTTTCCGACGCAAACTTATCCGATATTTGAATAATGGTTACCTGGATAAGACGCTACGTGACCTACTAGGTTTTGTGAAAAAGGGACGATTTTGGTTGGCATATCCTAATCGCTTACTAAAGATGGAGGAAGCTTATACAGACGTGCTTTTTGgtactaatgtaatgtaa